The Candidatus Taylorbacteria bacterium genomic interval CAACCCGGTTCGAAGGGGAATTAGGCATCCTCTCACGAGCGGAGCGCACGAGTTTCTCGGTCTCGAGGAGGATGTGCCAGTGATTTTTATTCTCGGTGGTTCACAGGGAGCAAAAATAATCAATGACACGCTTTTGCAGACCCTTCCAGAATTGGTGCAGAAATACCAGATTATTCACCAGACGGGCAGAAAAAATTATAAAGAAGTAGTGGAAACTTCCGGAGTAGTATTGGGCGATAACCAGTTTAAAGGCAGGTATAAGCCATTTGATTATTTGAACGACCTCGCTATGAGCATGGCGGCTGGAGTTGCGGATTTGATTGTCTCGCGCGCTGGCTCGGTCTTGTTTGAAATTGCCGCGTGGGGAATTCCTTCCATAATCGTTCCGATATCGCCCGAGGTAAGCCACGACCAGCATAAGAACGCCTTCCACTACGCAAGGACCGGTGCCTGCACCGTCATTGACGAGAATAATCTTTCTCCCCATATTCTGATTGCCGAAATAACACGACTTATCGAAGCTCCGGATGAGCTAAAAAAAATGAGCGAGGCCGCCAAAAGTTTTGGACACCCCGACGCAGCGAGGAAAATTGCCGAGGAGATTATGCGACTCGGGTTGCCACATGAAAAATAGATACCGCAAAAGGAGAGTGCTCTACAAACAAGTCCTTCGACTCTAGTGTGATATACTATCGGAACTATGAGTTTAGAAAAACGTTCAAACCCGTTTATTACTCGGTTTCCACCGAGTCCGACCGGTTTTTTACAGATGGGTAATGTGCGGACAGCCATCTACAACTATTTGCTGGCAAGGAAAAATGGAGGCCAATTTCTCCTACGGATTGAAGATACCGACCGAGAGCGCTCGACCCGAGAATTCGAGACGGCGCTCTTGGAGAACCTCAAATGGCTTGGTCTCACATGGGACAACGCTGAAGTTCCGCGACAATCGGAGCGAAACGACGTGTACAAGGGCTATCTTCAAAAATTGGTGAAGGAAGGCAAGGCGTACGTTTCAAAGGAAGACACAAAGGGCGACGCAACAAAAAGGGCCGAGGTGATTCGATTTAAAAATCCCAATACGAGGGTCGTATTTGCGGACATGATTCGCGGTCAAATAGAATTTGATACGACCGAACTCGGAGATTTCGTCATTGCAAAGAGCATGGATGAGCCCATTTACCATTTGGCGGTGGTGGTTGATGATTTTGAATCGAAGGTGACGCACATCGTTCGGGGGGAGGACCATATCTCCAATACTCCCCGTCAGATTCTTATTCAAGAAGCCATCGGTGCTCCCCGACCGATTTATGCGCATCTGCCTCTTATCCTTGACCGCGAACGCGCCAAGCTCTCTAAACGTAAACATGGCGAGAAAGTTTCACTTCGGCATTTTGAAAAAGAAGGATATTTGCCCGTTGCCATCGTCAATTATATGGCAATGCTCGGATGGAATCCCGGCGGTGACAATGAAATTTTTTCCCTATCGGAACTCATTCCGATATTCGATATTACAAAGGTTCAGAAGGGAGGCGCAATATTCGATGAAGAAAAATTGCGATGGTTCAACAAAGAACATTTAAAGAAAATTTCCAATTACCAGAGTCTAATTTCTAAGGAGATAAAAAAAGTTCTGGGAGAAGTTGATGATGAAATTGTTGAAAAAATTGCGCCGATTGTGTTTGAACGCATAAGCACATTCGGGGACATAAAAAAAATGAATGAAGAAGGGGAGCTTGCCTATTTTTTCGGCTCTCCCGAATACGACTCCTCCAAACTTTCCTGGAAGGACGAGAGTAAGGAGAAGACGAAAGGCCACCTCGAGAGCGTGCTCGCTCTCATTCAAAAAGCGCCGGAGAAAGATTTTACCGAAGCGGGTATAAAAAATGCCATCTGGAAATATGCGGAAGAGGCAGGGAAGGGGAGTGTGCTCTGGCCTTTGCGTTTTGCGCTATCGGGCCGTGAGAAATCTCCAGACCCTTTTACGCTCGCCTTTATTTTGGGAAAAGAAGAAACGGAAAAAAGGCTTGAGACTGCCATAAAAAAACTTTCATAAAAATGAAATTAAGATTAAGAACGATTTTATTCGGTCTGTCAATATTCAGCATTGGGTTTGGCATGACACTTCGTGTACCTGAAGCAGGAGCTCAAAATATTGACCAACTCAAGCAGAAGATAGAGGAGAGCAATGCCACGATACAAAAATTGGAACAGGAAATCGGCCAATACCGAACTCAAGTGGAAGCGGTCGGAAAAGAGGCCAAGACGCTTCAATCTTCCGTAAAGACTTTAGACATTACCCAGCAAAAATTGGTCACCGACATAAAAGTGACTGAAAATAAAATAGACTCGGCAAGTTTGACGATTGAAAAGGTAAATCTCGAGATTGGGAATACCGAAAAAGAGATTAAAGGAAGCCTAGCGTCGCTCGGAACAATTCTTCGCAACATAAATGAAAATGATGAGTCGTCACTGCTTGAAAGTTTTTTATCCCATAGTGAGATGTCGGAATTTTGGAATGACGTGGAAGGAATGAGCAAGCTCCAGGCAGAAGTTAGAAATAAAATGGCAATACTTAAGAGCCTTAAGAGCGAATTGGAAGCGAAACGGGAGCTTTCTCAAAAGACAAAGAATGACCTTGCCGATTTTAAGGAAGATTTGGGGGACAGAAAAAAGATAGTTGACGTGTCGAAAAACGAAAAGTCCACTCTATTGAAAGCCACGCAAAATAAAGAATCCAACTACAAAAAGATTTTGGATGAAAAAATCGCCTTAAAAACGGCTTTCGAGCAAGAACTTCTCCAGTTTGAGTCGGATCTCAAGATTGCCATCGACCCAAATTCTTATGTAAAGGCGGGGAAGGGGATTCTTGCATGGCCACTGGATGTAATTAAAATCACTCAAAATTTCGGTAACACCGCTTTCGCTCAATCCGGAGCTTATAATGGGCAGGGTCACAATGGAGTGGATTTTGGTGCGCCTGTCGGCACACCGGTCAAATCAGCTGGAGACGGAGTCGTGCTTGGCGTCGGAGACACGGATTTGGTCTGTCCGGGAGCATCCTATGGAAAATGGATATTAATTCAGCACGGAAATGGCCTTTCGACTTTATATGGACACCTTTCCTTGATTAAGTCAACTATCGGGCAGGAGGTGAAAGTTGGAAATGTAATAGGATATACCGGCAACACCGGTTATACCACGGGCCCGCATCTTCATTTTACGGTCTACGCAAGTCAGGGAGTGAAGATTCTTGAAAAGAAAAGCGCGGTCTGCAACGGAACCTACACCATGCCTATCGCGGACTTGAAAGCGTATCTTAATCCACTTTCTTATTTGTAGCGATGTACTATAATGAATCATATAATCTTTTAAATTTCCTATATGAAGAGGCTCATAAAAAACCGCCAGGGAGG includes:
- the murG gene encoding undecaprenyldiphospho-muramoylpentapeptide beta-N-acetylglucosaminyltransferase, encoding MKVIFTGGGTGGHFYPIIAVAEELTVLAQELKLLEMKLYLFSDSPYGEKFLFDNKITFVKSTGGKMRRYFSILNFFGLFKTAWGVITTFRKVFKIYPDVVFGKGGYVSFPTLVAARLLGIPVIIHESDSEPGRVNLWAGKFAKKIAISYPSAAEFFPKDKVAYTGNPVRRGIRHPLTSGAHEFLGLEEDVPVIFILGGSQGAKIINDTLLQTLPELVQKYQIIHQTGRKNYKEVVETSGVVLGDNQFKGRYKPFDYLNDLAMSMAAGVADLIVSRAGSVLFEIAAWGIPSIIVPISPEVSHDQHKNAFHYARTGACTVIDENNLSPHILIAEITRLIEAPDELKKMSEAAKSFGHPDAARKIAEEIMRLGLPHEK
- the gltX gene encoding glutamate--tRNA ligase, which gives rise to MSLEKRSNPFITRFPPSPTGFLQMGNVRTAIYNYLLARKNGGQFLLRIEDTDRERSTREFETALLENLKWLGLTWDNAEVPRQSERNDVYKGYLQKLVKEGKAYVSKEDTKGDATKRAEVIRFKNPNTRVVFADMIRGQIEFDTTELGDFVIAKSMDEPIYHLAVVVDDFESKVTHIVRGEDHISNTPRQILIQEAIGAPRPIYAHLPLILDRERAKLSKRKHGEKVSLRHFEKEGYLPVAIVNYMAMLGWNPGGDNEIFSLSELIPIFDITKVQKGGAIFDEEKLRWFNKEHLKKISNYQSLISKEIKKVLGEVDDEIVEKIAPIVFERISTFGDIKKMNEEGELAYFFGSPEYDSSKLSWKDESKEKTKGHLESVLALIQKAPEKDFTEAGIKNAIWKYAEEAGKGSVLWPLRFALSGREKSPDPFTLAFILGKEETEKRLETAIKKLS
- a CDS encoding peptidoglycan DD-metalloendopeptidase family protein, producing the protein MKLRLRTILFGLSIFSIGFGMTLRVPEAGAQNIDQLKQKIEESNATIQKLEQEIGQYRTQVEAVGKEAKTLQSSVKTLDITQQKLVTDIKVTENKIDSASLTIEKVNLEIGNTEKEIKGSLASLGTILRNINENDESSLLESFLSHSEMSEFWNDVEGMSKLQAEVRNKMAILKSLKSELEAKRELSQKTKNDLADFKEDLGDRKKIVDVSKNEKSTLLKATQNKESNYKKILDEKIALKTAFEQELLQFESDLKIAIDPNSYVKAGKGILAWPLDVIKITQNFGNTAFAQSGAYNGQGHNGVDFGAPVGTPVKSAGDGVVLGVGDTDLVCPGASYGKWILIQHGNGLSTLYGHLSLIKSTIGQEVKVGNVIGYTGNTGYTTGPHLHFTVYASQGVKILEKKSAVCNGTYTMPIADLKAYLNPLSYL